The following proteins are encoded in a genomic region of Diabrotica virgifera virgifera chromosome 1, PGI_DIABVI_V3a:
- the LOC126885282 gene encoding zinc finger protein 345-like isoform X2: MAFLHKLGEFLNFSEEQCKSKNESDKICSFYAMKNVKIKIEEDAEISYRRLTQLTPVKVEDCKIELSETENVDKVKSDSSEIPPEDTNIEIKQENEEFDPDLDNIAATDPINSYSTNTTRESIYKSKSNAPQILPQDIKVAIKQEREDCDFFVDKMRLTHINNSYSTNYLSENIGIPKSGASQIAPQGIKVEIKQEHEESEFVLDSVSNTHNTHLNSEVKLEDFVKLEINSNLRKRKIKAVNRRKKLTDYSTFTKKWLSWLTSTRNKNKIHSCSFCGKTCIKPSILMSHCKVSHFAKKVIRTKQTKIKSSSILHDLVKKKNDENGSSYEDHYTFDESKKEYVRCTLCPKKPKSHFIFHTDQKLFECTTIQKKLNKSGNLTTHVPVESTKNPYTCKVGLEQLSKNRYLLGQKSYKCHVCSKEFTQNDHFRCHQLEHSVKPFECELCGKKFKKEYQMTHHHMVVHFGIRPYKCDLCPKICVRSDDLKKHRRVHNGDKPHKCTICPQEFVRKWGLRMHMLRHTGDKPAKCEVCSKEFKYVYRLNQHMYVHSKEKPFKCNICSKEFKHNYSLKPHMLVHTAEKPFECEICLKKLCSRSSLRRHKLLHSKEKRFECSICSKKFATSSNLKQHLFVHSDNKRFKCEICQKKFTEKRGLTRHMQVHNGDKPFQCEICYKRYSENSALKTHVLLHENKDCFKCDVCEKRMSTRHGLKGHMRIHTLEKPYECDICLRSFANQSNMFKHKKIHVDKNTTSPVQKTGTDIIK, from the exons ATGGCATTTCTACACAAACTAGGAGAATTCCTAAACTTTTCAGAGGAACAGTGCAAGTCAAAAAATGAAAGTGATAAAATATGTTCCTTTTATGCtatgaaaaatgtgaaaattaaGATTGAGGAAGATGCGGAAATTTCCTATCGCCGCTTAACCCAACTTACACCCGTAAAAGTTGAGGATTGTAAAATAGAACTGTCAGAAACAGAGAATGTTGATAAAGTTAAGTCTGATTCTTCTGAGATACCCCCAGAGGATActaacattgaaattaagcaagAAAATGAAGAGTTTGATCCTGATCTGGATAATATTGCAGCTACTGATCCCATTAATAGTTATTCAACCAATACTACTAGGGAGAGTATTTATAAATCTAAGTCCAATGCTCCTCAAATTCTTCCACAAGATATTAAAGTTGCAATTAAACAAGAACGTGAAGATTGTGATTTTTTTGTGGATAAAATGCGACTTACTCACATTAACAATAGTTATTCAACTAATTATTTAAGCGAGAATATTGGTATACCCAAGTCTGGTGCTTCTCAAATTGCTCCACAAGGTATTAAAGTTGAAATTAAACAAGAACATGAAGAGTCTGAATTTGTTCTGGATTCAGTTAGCAACACACATAATACTCATCTAAATTCAGAAGTAAAATTGGAAGACTTTGTTAAACTGGAAATTAATTCTAATTTAAggaaaagaaaaatcaaagcaGTTAATAGAAGGAAGAAATTAACGGATTATTCTACTTTCACCAAAAAAT GGCTTTCTTGGCTAACCTCAACAAGGAACAAAAACAAAATTCATAGTTGTTCCTTCTGTGGCAAAACATGCATAAAACCTTCAATACTTATGTCTCATTGTAAAGTAAGTCATTTTGCAAAAAAGGTAATACGAACTAAGCAAACTAAAATCAAGTCATCTTCCATATTACATGATTTAGTGAAAAAGAAAAATGATGAAAACGGATCGTCATATGAAGACCACTATACATTTGATGAAAGTAAAAAGGAATATGTACGCTGTACGTTGTGTCCAAAAAAACCAAAGTCCCATTTTATCTTTCACACTGACCAAAAGTTATTTGAATGTACCACGATTCAAAAAAAACTTAATAAATCCGGTAACTTGACCACACATGTGCCTGTGGAATCTACGAAAAATCCATATACATGTAAAGTTGGTTTAGAACAACTTTCTAAAAATCGCTATTTACTAGGACAGAAAAGTTATAAATGTCATGTTTGTTCGAAAGAATTCACCCAAAATGATCATTTCAGATGTCATCAACTAGAACATTCTGTGAAGCCTTTTGAATGCGAACTCTGTGGAAAGAAGTTCAAGAAGGAGTATCAAATGACTCATCACCACATGGTTGTCCACTTTGGTATCAGACCTTATAAGTGTGACTTGTGCCCTAAAATATGTGTTCGGTCTGACGACTTGAAGAAACACCGAAGGGTGCATAATGGGGACAAACCACACAAATGCACGATTTGTCCGCAGGAGTTTGTACGAAAATGGGGACTGAGAATGCATATGCTTCGTCACACGGGAGACAAGCCTGCCAAGTGCGAGGTTTGTTCAAAAGAGTTTAAATACGTATACCGTCTTAACCAACATATGTATGTCCACTCTAAAGAAAAGCCTTTCAAATGTAATATTTGCTCAAAAGAGTTCAAACACAATTATAGTCTTAAACCACACATGTTGGTCCACACTGCAGAAAAACCTTTTGAATGTGAGATCTGCCTCAAGAAACTTTGTTCTAGAAGCAGTTTACGCCGACATAAGCTTCTCCATTCCAAAGAAAAACGTTTCGAATGCAGTATATGTTCGAAAAAGTTTGCCACGTCAAGTAATTTAAAACAGCATTTGTTTGTGCATTCAGACAACAAGCGCttcaaatgtgaaatttgtcaaAAGAAGTTCACAGAAAAGCGTGGTTTGACTAGGCACATGCAAGTTCATAACGGAGATAAGCCGTTTCAGTGCGAGATTTGCTATAAACGTTATTCAGAAAATTCAGCATTAAAGACGCATGTGCTTCTACACGAAAACAAAGACTGTTTCAAATGTGACGTGTGCGAGAAAAGGATGTCAACGAGGCACGGCTTAAAAGGTCATATGCGAATCCACACTTTAGAAAAACCTTACGAATGCGATATTTGTTTGAG
- the LOC126885282 gene encoding zinc finger protein 345-like isoform X4 produces MAFLHKLGEFLNFSEEQCKSKNESDKICSFYAMKNVKIKIEEDAEISYRRLTQLTPVKVEDCKIELSETENVDKVKSDSSEIPPEDTNIEIKQENEEFDPDLDNIAATDPINSYSTNTTRESIYKSKSNAPQILPQDIKVAIKQEREDCDFFVDKMRLTHINNSYSTNYLSENIGIPKSGASQIAPQGIKVEIKQEHEESEFVLDSVSNTHNTHLNSEVKLEDFVKLEINSNLRKRKIKAVNRRKKLTDYSTFTKKWLSWLTSTRNKNKIHSCSFCGKTCIKPSILMSHCKVSHFAKKVIRTKQTKIKSSSILHDLVKKKNDENGSSYEDHYTFDESKKEYVRCTLCPKKPKSHFIFHTDQKLFECTTIQKKLNKSGNLTTHVPVESTKNPYTCKVGLEQLSKNRYLLGQKSYKCHVCSKEFTQNDHFRCHQLEHSVKPFECELCGKKFKKEYQMTHHHMVVHFGIRPYKCDLCPKICVRSDDLKKHRRVHNGDKPHKCTICPQEFVRKWGLRMHMLRHTGDKPAKCEVCSKEFKYVYRLNQHMYVHSKEKPFKCNICSKEFKHNYSLKPHMLVHTAEKPFECEICLKKLCSRSSLRRHKLLHSKEKRFECSICSKKFATSSNLKQHLFVHSDNKRFKCEICQKKFTEKRGLTRHMQVHNGDKPFQCEICYKRYSENSALKTHVLLHENKDCFKCDVCEKRMSTRHGLKGHMRIHTGEKPYECYIV; encoded by the exons ATGGCATTTCTACACAAACTAGGAGAATTCCTAAACTTTTCAGAGGAACAGTGCAAGTCAAAAAATGAAAGTGATAAAATATGTTCCTTTTATGCtatgaaaaatgtgaaaattaaGATTGAGGAAGATGCGGAAATTTCCTATCGCCGCTTAACCCAACTTACACCCGTAAAAGTTGAGGATTGTAAAATAGAACTGTCAGAAACAGAGAATGTTGATAAAGTTAAGTCTGATTCTTCTGAGATACCCCCAGAGGATActaacattgaaattaagcaagAAAATGAAGAGTTTGATCCTGATCTGGATAATATTGCAGCTACTGATCCCATTAATAGTTATTCAACCAATACTACTAGGGAGAGTATTTATAAATCTAAGTCCAATGCTCCTCAAATTCTTCCACAAGATATTAAAGTTGCAATTAAACAAGAACGTGAAGATTGTGATTTTTTTGTGGATAAAATGCGACTTACTCACATTAACAATAGTTATTCAACTAATTATTTAAGCGAGAATATTGGTATACCCAAGTCTGGTGCTTCTCAAATTGCTCCACAAGGTATTAAAGTTGAAATTAAACAAGAACATGAAGAGTCTGAATTTGTTCTGGATTCAGTTAGCAACACACATAATACTCATCTAAATTCAGAAGTAAAATTGGAAGACTTTGTTAAACTGGAAATTAATTCTAATTTAAggaaaagaaaaatcaaagcaGTTAATAGAAGGAAGAAATTAACGGATTATTCTACTTTCACCAAAAAAT GGCTTTCTTGGCTAACCTCAACAAGGAACAAAAACAAAATTCATAGTTGTTCCTTCTGTGGCAAAACATGCATAAAACCTTCAATACTTATGTCTCATTGTAAAGTAAGTCATTTTGCAAAAAAGGTAATACGAACTAAGCAAACTAAAATCAAGTCATCTTCCATATTACATGATTTAGTGAAAAAGAAAAATGATGAAAACGGATCGTCATATGAAGACCACTATACATTTGATGAAAGTAAAAAGGAATATGTACGCTGTACGTTGTGTCCAAAAAAACCAAAGTCCCATTTTATCTTTCACACTGACCAAAAGTTATTTGAATGTACCACGATTCAAAAAAAACTTAATAAATCCGGTAACTTGACCACACATGTGCCTGTGGAATCTACGAAAAATCCATATACATGTAAAGTTGGTTTAGAACAACTTTCTAAAAATCGCTATTTACTAGGACAGAAAAGTTATAAATGTCATGTTTGTTCGAAAGAATTCACCCAAAATGATCATTTCAGATGTCATCAACTAGAACATTCTGTGAAGCCTTTTGAATGCGAACTCTGTGGAAAGAAGTTCAAGAAGGAGTATCAAATGACTCATCACCACATGGTTGTCCACTTTGGTATCAGACCTTATAAGTGTGACTTGTGCCCTAAAATATGTGTTCGGTCTGACGACTTGAAGAAACACCGAAGGGTGCATAATGGGGACAAACCACACAAATGCACGATTTGTCCGCAGGAGTTTGTACGAAAATGGGGACTGAGAATGCATATGCTTCGTCACACGGGAGACAAGCCTGCCAAGTGCGAGGTTTGTTCAAAAGAGTTTAAATACGTATACCGTCTTAACCAACATATGTATGTCCACTCTAAAGAAAAGCCTTTCAAATGTAATATTTGCTCAAAAGAGTTCAAACACAATTATAGTCTTAAACCACACATGTTGGTCCACACTGCAGAAAAACCTTTTGAATGTGAGATCTGCCTCAAGAAACTTTGTTCTAGAAGCAGTTTACGCCGACATAAGCTTCTCCATTCCAAAGAAAAACGTTTCGAATGCAGTATATGTTCGAAAAAGTTTGCCACGTCAAGTAATTTAAAACAGCATTTGTTTGTGCATTCAGACAACAAGCGCttcaaatgtgaaatttgtcaaAAGAAGTTCACAGAAAAGCGTGGTTTGACTAGGCACATGCAAGTTCATAACGGAGATAAGCCGTTTCAGTGCGAGATTTGCTATAAACGTTATTCAGAAAATTCAGCATTAAAGACGCATGTGCTTCTACACGAAAACAAAGACTGTTTCAAATGTGACGTGTGCGAGAAAAGGATGTCAACGAGGCACGGCTTAAAAG
- the LOC126885282 gene encoding zinc finger protein 345-like isoform X3 yields MAFLHKLGEFLNFSEEQCKSKNESDKICSFYAMKNVKIKIEEDAEISYRRLTQLTPVKVEDCKIELSETENVDKVKSDSSEIPPEDTNIEIKQENEEFDPDLDNIAATDPINSYSTNTTRESIYKSKSNAPQILPQDIKVAIKQEREDCDFFVDKMRLTHINNSYSTNYLSENIGIPKSGASQIAPQGIKVEIKQEHEESEFVLDSVSNTHNTHLNSEVKLEDFVKLEINSNLRKRKIKAVNRRKKLTDYSTFTKKWLSWLTSTRNKNKIHSCSFCGKTCIKPSILMSHCKVSHFAKKVIRTKQTKIKSSSILHDLVKKKNDENGSSYEDHYTFDESKKEYVRCTLCPKKPKSHFIFHTDQKLFECTTIQKKLNKSGNLTTHVPVESTKNPYTCKVGLEQLSKNRYLLGQKSYKCHVCSKEFTQNDHFRCHQLEHSVKPFECELCGKKFKKEYQMTHHHMVVHFGIRPYKCDLCPKICVRSDDLKKHRRVHNGDKPHKCTICPQEFVRKWGLRMHMLRHTGDKPAKCEVCSKEFKYVYRLNQHMYVHSKEKPFKCNICSKEFKHNYSLKPHMLVHTAEKPFECEICLKKLCSRSSLRRHKLLHSKEKRFECSICSKKFATSSNLKQHLFVHSDNKRFKCEICQKKFTEKRGLTRHMQVHNGDKPFQCEICYKRYSENSALKTHVLLHENKDCFKCDVCEKRMSTRHGLKGHMRIHTLEKPYECDICLRSFANQSNMYKHKKIHVDKSTTFPVQKT; encoded by the exons ATGGCATTTCTACACAAACTAGGAGAATTCCTAAACTTTTCAGAGGAACAGTGCAAGTCAAAAAATGAAAGTGATAAAATATGTTCCTTTTATGCtatgaaaaatgtgaaaattaaGATTGAGGAAGATGCGGAAATTTCCTATCGCCGCTTAACCCAACTTACACCCGTAAAAGTTGAGGATTGTAAAATAGAACTGTCAGAAACAGAGAATGTTGATAAAGTTAAGTCTGATTCTTCTGAGATACCCCCAGAGGATActaacattgaaattaagcaagAAAATGAAGAGTTTGATCCTGATCTGGATAATATTGCAGCTACTGATCCCATTAATAGTTATTCAACCAATACTACTAGGGAGAGTATTTATAAATCTAAGTCCAATGCTCCTCAAATTCTTCCACAAGATATTAAAGTTGCAATTAAACAAGAACGTGAAGATTGTGATTTTTTTGTGGATAAAATGCGACTTACTCACATTAACAATAGTTATTCAACTAATTATTTAAGCGAGAATATTGGTATACCCAAGTCTGGTGCTTCTCAAATTGCTCCACAAGGTATTAAAGTTGAAATTAAACAAGAACATGAAGAGTCTGAATTTGTTCTGGATTCAGTTAGCAACACACATAATACTCATCTAAATTCAGAAGTAAAATTGGAAGACTTTGTTAAACTGGAAATTAATTCTAATTTAAggaaaagaaaaatcaaagcaGTTAATAGAAGGAAGAAATTAACGGATTATTCTACTTTCACCAAAAAAT GGCTTTCTTGGCTAACCTCAACAAGGAACAAAAACAAAATTCATAGTTGTTCCTTCTGTGGCAAAACATGCATAAAACCTTCAATACTTATGTCTCATTGTAAAGTAAGTCATTTTGCAAAAAAGGTAATACGAACTAAGCAAACTAAAATCAAGTCATCTTCCATATTACATGATTTAGTGAAAAAGAAAAATGATGAAAACGGATCGTCATATGAAGACCACTATACATTTGATGAAAGTAAAAAGGAATATGTACGCTGTACGTTGTGTCCAAAAAAACCAAAGTCCCATTTTATCTTTCACACTGACCAAAAGTTATTTGAATGTACCACGATTCAAAAAAAACTTAATAAATCCGGTAACTTGACCACACATGTGCCTGTGGAATCTACGAAAAATCCATATACATGTAAAGTTGGTTTAGAACAACTTTCTAAAAATCGCTATTTACTAGGACAGAAAAGTTATAAATGTCATGTTTGTTCGAAAGAATTCACCCAAAATGATCATTTCAGATGTCATCAACTAGAACATTCTGTGAAGCCTTTTGAATGCGAACTCTGTGGAAAGAAGTTCAAGAAGGAGTATCAAATGACTCATCACCACATGGTTGTCCACTTTGGTATCAGACCTTATAAGTGTGACTTGTGCCCTAAAATATGTGTTCGGTCTGACGACTTGAAGAAACACCGAAGGGTGCATAATGGGGACAAACCACACAAATGCACGATTTGTCCGCAGGAGTTTGTACGAAAATGGGGACTGAGAATGCATATGCTTCGTCACACGGGAGACAAGCCTGCCAAGTGCGAGGTTTGTTCAAAAGAGTTTAAATACGTATACCGTCTTAACCAACATATGTATGTCCACTCTAAAGAAAAGCCTTTCAAATGTAATATTTGCTCAAAAGAGTTCAAACACAATTATAGTCTTAAACCACACATGTTGGTCCACACTGCAGAAAAACCTTTTGAATGTGAGATCTGCCTCAAGAAACTTTGTTCTAGAAGCAGTTTACGCCGACATAAGCTTCTCCATTCCAAAGAAAAACGTTTCGAATGCAGTATATGTTCGAAAAAGTTTGCCACGTCAAGTAATTTAAAACAGCATTTGTTTGTGCATTCAGACAACAAGCGCttcaaatgtgaaatttgtcaaAAGAAGTTCACAGAAAAGCGTGGTTTGACTAGGCACATGCAAGTTCATAACGGAGATAAGCCGTTTCAGTGCGAGATTTGCTATAAACGTTATTCAGAAAATTCAGCATTAAAGACGCATGTGCTTCTACACGAAAACAAAGACTGTTTCAAATGTGACGTGTGCGAGAAAAGGATGTCAACGAGGCACGGCTTAAAAGGTCATATGCGAATCCACACTTTAGAAAAACCTTACGAATGCGATATTTGTTTGAGGTCTTTTGCTAACCAAAGTAACATGTACAAACATAAGAAAATCCACGTTGATAAAAGTACTACTTTCCCCGTCCAGAAAACATAA